A window of Mycolicibacterium holsaticum DSM 44478 = JCM 12374 genomic DNA:
CCACCGTCGGGGTCGTGACTCGAATCGATCTCAAGCGTGAACATGTCGATCTCACCGCACAGATCGACTCGGGGGTCGCCGTTCCGGCCAACGCCAGTGCCACCCTGCAGCAGTCCACCGTCCTCGGCGATACCTACGTCGCGATCGAGCGGCCCACGGCCGGTGACACCGCGCCGGCGCTGGCGGTCGGCGAACGAATTCCGTTGGCGCAGACAACGTCACCGCCTCAGCTTGAGGATACGTTGGCCAACCTCGCCAATTTTGTCGGCAGCGGCGCGATCCAGCGCGCCCAGGACGCGATCATCGGTATCAACAACGTGACGCCGTCAGCGCAGGGACAGCTGCGTGAACTGGTAAGCCGGGTCGCGGTCGATCTCGCCGATCTGTCGAACAACATCGACACAGTCGACACCTGGCTTCACGGGGTATCAGGGACGGCCGATGTGATGGTTCGCGACGGTTCGGTGTATGACTACTGGTTCTCCCCAGACGGCATGTTGGGCTGGGACCGGAATATGGAAACCGCGGCTTACGTCGGGACCGTGGTGCCGTCGGTCGGCAGCATCTACAGCGGTGGGTTCTGGCTTGTGCCGCTGCTCGAATCGCTCGGCGATGCCGTCGGAGCTGTGCAGCAAAGCAAATGGGATTACGAGGGCGAAGCACCCCACTGGCGCAAACTCTTCACCGAGTACTTCTTCCCGGTCGACAAGTACCCGGCGATAAACATCACCTCGATCGTCGGACCTGACGGCCGCGAAATGATCGACAATGTCGAAGACGTGCTTCGCATCCTGGGAGCAACGCCATGAGGACAGTCAAGAACATCGCATCGTTCGTCGCGTTCGCATTGCTCATCGCGGGCACTGGCACCTACATCGGGTCGTTCGGCCTTCACTCGTGGTCGTCCACCGATCGCATCAACCTGTCGATGGACGTCCCCGATGTCAAAGGCCTCGTCGTGGGATCGAGCGTGCTGTTGCGCGGTGCGGCCGTCGGCAAGGTGACAGATGTCTCGTCGTCGGCCAACCACGCCACCATCGACTTCTACGTCAATGCCGAACATCAGATCCCCGTTGACAGCGATGTGCGGCTGGACAACCTCTCCGCGCTCGGCGAGGCCTACATCGGCTTCATCCCGCGCACCGACGGGGCGCCGATGTTGAGGGACGGCCAGCGCATCGCAGCCGAATCGATCTCCGTACCGCCTTCGATATCGCAACTCGCCACCACCGTCGTCCGGATACTCAACCAAAGCGATCCCGACCAGCTCAAGCGGATCCTCGACGAAACCGACGCCGCACTACCCGACCCCGGACACGTGCTACCGAACCTGTCGCGAGCCAGCTCGCTCTTCCGAAACATGGTGTCGGGTATGGACGGAAAGGGCCAACAGGTTCTGGACAACTTCCAGACACTGCTGCGCAACGCGGACTGGGTCGGCCCCACCCTCGCCGAGACCACCCCGTCGCTACACGCCACGGGACCCGCCGCCTCCAAGCTGTGGATCGGCACGATGAATGTCATTGCCTGGAACAACCCCGAAAACATGAAGTTGTTCCAGAAGTTCCTGGACCGAATACAGGGCTTCCTCGACACCAGAGCACCGGATCTCAAGGTGCTCACACAGTCGCTGCTCCCGCAGTTCCAGGGAATCAGCGGTGCGCTGATGAATTTCGACAGCGCGCAGATCCTGTCCAACACATTGGCAGGAATACCCGAAGACGGCGCGATCACACTGCGCGTCACCGTCCCCGATCCCTAAATTACTGTGCCCGAGGAGGATTCGATGTCGCTAACCGACGCCACCAGCCAGATCGACGATCCGATTACCAGTGACGACATCTCGCCGGATGACCCATGCGCTGAACGATCGACCGACGAAACAGGTTTCGGTACCACCGAAGTAGCGCCAATGCCCGAGGACACCCAACATGATCGCCCGCCGAACGCCGCTCGTCGGGTGTCTTTGTCGGTGCGTACCTTGATCACCACCGCGGTGATTGTCGGGTTGGCGGCGACGGCAGGCATGATGGCCTGGCTCTACTTCGGCGCGCGAGCCCAACTGGATGCACAAGCGGCCCAGGCCGCTGCCACACAGCGGGCCGAGGAGGTCGCGATCGATTACGCGGTGAACGCCGCGGAGATGGATTACCAGGATTTCGCCGCGTGGAAAGTCAAACTGGTCGAAGGCACCTCCCCGGAATTGAAGGACAAGCTGAGCAAGGCAGCCGACTCCATGGAGCAGGTGCTGGCTCCGCTGCAATGGAAGTCGGAAGCGCGACCGTTGACCGCCGCGGTCCGGACGAACACCGGCGGCATCTATACCGTCGACGCGTTCGTCAGCGTACTGACCAAGACGATGCAGGCACCCGACGGTCTGCAGTCCACCGCGACCTACAGCATCACCATTGACAGCCGGAACAACTGGCGGATCACCGACGTCGGCGGAATCGACGCGGCACTCGGACGAAAATAGCGGTCGGTGCCATGAGAAATCGTGCCCAGCGCAGTCTGGCGATGACGGCCGCGGTATCCGCCGTATGCGGCATGGTCCTGCTCGGCGGGCCGGCGGCCGCCGAACCGTTCTTCCCTGACCCGGTTCCCCCTGATCCGGTCGAACCCTACGACCCGGTTGCGCACTTCGACCAGCCTCAGCGGCTACCTGCCGTGACGCCCGCTCCCAGTGACTGGCAACCGAAATTCCTTTTCCCGTTCGACGAGACGCGCCAGTTCGTCACCGACGCGGATATCAATGCACAGCGGGAGATGTGTCAGTGGTACAGCATTCAGTACAAGGACTTGAAGCGCCAGATCGCGGGGCTCAACAATCACATCGTGCGGAACAACGGCGACTGGAACATCGACGGGGTCGGCGAGCAGGCCGACATCGTGACCGCCAACCTCGACCAGGCGGTGGAATTTCTCACCCCACGCGTCGGGGCGCTCACCCGAAGCTATGACCGGGCGGGGGACATGTATTTCCCGCTGTATCAAGCCGACAGTTTCCACGGGTTGTGGCAGCAGATGTCCAACGTCAGCAATGGGATCAGGGCGCGCCAGCCGACCTGGTTCAGTGGCCCGTCGTATCACCTGATGCAGTTCTGGGGCAGCAAGATCCAACGGTCCCATGTCTGCCGTTGACCACCGTTGCAGAAAGGAGAAGCACGTGCGCAAAGCACGCACCGTTGCGGCGTTGGTGACGCTGATCGGCACCGGCGCGCTACCCGTATCGCAGGCCGCCGCAGATCCGGCTCCGACCGCCGCCGAGGCTGTGGCTGCCGCCCGCGGCGCCGGATGCGGGCCGTTGGGCTACGACCCGGTCGTCGAACGCGCGGCGGAGATAGTCAACCGCTCGACGATGGTTTATCTGAACCACACCGGGGAAAACATCCCGGCCGACGGACCGCACCCCACGGCGATCCTGAGCGATCTCGGCATCGACGCCGGTAAGGACCTGTCGCTTCATGGCGCCGGACAGGACGAGGTCAACGCCCTCAAAGGCCTGCTGATACAGGGCTACAAGGCGATACCCGACTGTTCCTACACGGATTTCGGCGCCAGCCATCTCTACGATGAACAGACAGGGTTTCATCTGATCACCGTCATCTTGGTGACGAAATGACCGTGGGCGCAAAGAATTTGCGGAAGGTCACCGCTCCCCGGATACTGGCCTGCGTGGCAGCTGTCAGCCTGCCAGTGTTGGTCCACCCCCCGACGGCCCACGCCGAGGACGTCGTCACATACGAGGTGGCGTCGGACACCGTCACCGTCGCCGATATCGAGTACCAGACCAGCACCGGCCGGATGTCTGCGGGATCCGTCGCACTTCCTTGGCGGATCGACACAGCGGTGCGCACCGTCGACGGCCCGCCTCCGCACGGTAGCCAGGTGCGCGCGGACTGGCGGCGCGATGCAGCGCCCCGACGGTGGGTGTCTGTGCGGGTCATTCACCGAGGAAAAGTGATCTGCCAAAACACCCTGGATATCGGTGGTGCTGCATGCTACGGAGCCGTCCGGCGTATTACCTAACTGCACAATAGCTTTCGGAAAGGAGCCAGTCGTGAGTCGTTGGTATGTCGCGATGGCGGGAGTGGCCGCCGTGGTCGGGGTTCTGGGCAGCCCGGCACTGGCCTCGGGCGAACCGGCGGCACCGGAGACGGTCGTGGATCCCTTCCCCGACATCCGGTACTACGACGAGTTGAATGCCGAACAGTTCGTCCTACCGGGTGGCGTGTGGTTCGTCGCCCCCACGGGACAGAATTGCGGCATCTGGGGGCTGGGCAACTTCGGCTGCGCCGGAGATATCCCGGGTGCGCCCGGCGGAAGCCACCACATCGGCTGGATTAACGGGGACCGCGCAGTGCACTACGACTGGTCGGTTGCGGTCAGATTCCCTCCGACACGGGCCAACCAACCCCTGCGCCCGTTTAGCAAGATCACCCACCAGGGAACCACCTGCGCCGCAACACCGGACGGCAGAACCTACTGCGAACGCGGCCCGATGCGATTCCTCATCGAGCCCACCAAGACCTGGCTATCCGCAGCGTGGACGGACCTGAGCTGGATGGAACGCGGACCAGCATCATGTAGCCCACCCAGTGGAGGTCCGTGCTACCGCTAAAGGCGGTCGCTGTCCGGCATGATGCCACGGTGACCTACCGTATCGCCGACATTGGCCGAGATCATCGCCACCCTCGAGGTGGAGCGCCGCGATGACCATCTCTTCGTCGCGACCCAACTCGACGCGAGACGACGAGGGTGCCTGCGCCGTCGTCACGCATGGCCTCCATGGCCTTGGTCAGGTCGGCTGCCTCTTCTGACTTCGACCGGCCGTTCTCGAGCAGCTCCTTGTGGCTGACCTTGATGAGGTCGGGTTTGCTGGCCAGCACTGCCTTGAGCCGTTCACCGGCGAGGTCGGCGGCCACCAGGCAACCGTTGGCGCCCAGATCGGTGCACAGCCGCCGGGTAAAGGTCGGCGCGGGTACCACCCGGTCGTCCTGCGGCCCGGACAGCAGCACCCGGCCGTGGGTCACGGCAGCCCGGCATCGCGGAGTCGCTGCCTGCCTCGTCGTCCGGTCCGGCAGCGTTGTCGTCGGACCTGTCCTGTCGGGACCCCGTGTCTGTCACGGGGAGGGGGGTACCCATCCCGGCGCGGTCGCACGCGGCGATCACGCGAAGGTGCGTCGTCGACGCGCTGACGTTGGTGTCGCACTCAGCGATCGGAGCGCAGTGCCGGCGTGGCTATGCCGCCGTTGTTTCGCATGGCTTCCAGGCTGAGAATGACGTCGTCTCCAGTGTCGCGGCGTGCCTGTTCATAGCGGGCTAACACAAACGGAGCCATCAGGGGCACGGTCAGGCAAAGTTGACCTCGTTTGGGCGCGAACACGTCACCTTCTTCGATGAGCGCCTGGCGTATCCACGAAAGTTCCTGGCTGGTCCGGCCGAGGATGCGTGCGAGCTGCGCGGTGGTCGCGCGCCCGCCGCACAAGGCAAGGGCGGCAAGGAACTCCATCTGCCGGTCGGGCATGCGATCCCAGCGGGGCCCGAGGCTGCGTTGCTCCAACTGAGCGGCCGCTCGTGGCAATGCCTTTTCCACGTCGGCGAGTTTGATGACGCTGGGACCCGGTGCGATGGTCCACGTCGCGTGCGCGAAGAGTTGCAGGTGCGCCGGATAGCCGTTACTGGCGGTCACGATGCGTTCGACCGCCTCGGGTTGCCAGCTGATGCCGATGCGACGCGCGGGTTCGACCACGGCGTACGCGGCATCCTCGGCCTTGAGGGTCAGCGGTAGCGGCTCCAACATGAACAGGCGATCCGGGTGGGTGACGCCGGCCTTCCGAAGCGCCTCCGGCGTGTGGGGAAGCCCCGTCCCGGTGAAGACGACGGCGGCTTCAGGGTGATCGACGTTGAGCCGGTGCAGTGTGGCGGCGAGCAGTGCAAGGTCGGCGGGCGAGGCAACCTGCAGCTCATCCAGCGTGATGAGCAGACCGCCATTGGGCCGGTCCCTGCGGACTTCGGCGGCGACCGTGAGCAACGCCTCGGCCAGCGTGCCGGCATCGGTAGCCGGCAATCGGCCCTCTTCTGGCGACCGGGTGGTGAACCCGGCGGAAAAACCTGCCGCGCCGACGCTGACGCCGGCGAGCCGATCGAAGGCCTTCTTTGCCCGCTGCCACGGACCCGCGCCTGCCTGCAGCTTGCCGGTTGCCCTGTGCAGTAACGAATCGACGAGTCCGGCTTGGCCGGCGACCGCCTGGAGGTTCACCACCTCGTAGCCGGTGCTGGAGGCCAGCATGCCGTAGGCCGTCACAGTGACCGTCTTTCCGACGCCACGGGGACCGGCCAAGATGATGTCCTGCGCCCGGACGCGGCCCTGGACC
This region includes:
- a CDS encoding MlaD family protein, which translates into the protein MSKRMRSVAGAAAVAALVSSCASITVNSLPQPGGNNRAGYDVVIEFANVLTLPDRAKVVQGGTTVGVVTRIDLKREHVDLTAQIDSGVAVPANASATLQQSTVLGDTYVAIERPTAGDTAPALAVGERIPLAQTTSPPQLEDTLANLANFVGSGAIQRAQDAIIGINNVTPSAQGQLRELVSRVAVDLADLSNNIDTVDTWLHGVSGTADVMVRDGSVYDYWFSPDGMLGWDRNMETAAYVGTVVPSVGSIYSGGFWLVPLLESLGDAVGAVQQSKWDYEGEAPHWRKLFTEYFFPVDKYPAINITSIVGPDGREMIDNVEDVLRILGATP
- a CDS encoding MlaD family protein, whose translation is MRTVKNIASFVAFALLIAGTGTYIGSFGLHSWSSTDRINLSMDVPDVKGLVVGSSVLLRGAAVGKVTDVSSSANHATIDFYVNAEHQIPVDSDVRLDNLSALGEAYIGFIPRTDGAPMLRDGQRIAAESISVPPSISQLATTVVRILNQSDPDQLKRILDETDAALPDPGHVLPNLSRASSLFRNMVSGMDGKGQQVLDNFQTLLRNADWVGPTLAETTPSLHATGPAASKLWIGTMNVIAWNNPENMKLFQKFLDRIQGFLDTRAPDLKVLTQSLLPQFQGISGALMNFDSAQILSNTLAGIPEDGAITLRVTVPDP
- a CDS encoding AAA family ATPase → MEGSVYTPGAGHSPRVLAGRDALLQDFELMLNDVSVQGRVRAQDIILAGPRGVGKTVTVTAYGMLASSTGYEVVNLQAVAGQAGLVDSLLHRATGKLQAGAGPWQRAKKAFDRLAGVSVGAAGFSAGFTTRSPEEGRLPATDAGTLAEALLTVAAEVRRDRPNGGLLITLDELQVASPADLALLAATLHRLNVDHPEAAVVFTGTGLPHTPEALRKAGVTHPDRLFMLEPLPLTLKAEDAAYAVVEPARRIGISWQPEAVERIVTASNGYPAHLQLFAHATWTIAPGPSVIKLADVEKALPRAAAQLEQRSLGPRWDRMPDRQMEFLAALALCGGRATTAQLARILGRTSQELSWIRQALIEEGDVFAPKRGQLCLTVPLMAPFVLARYEQARRDTGDDVILSLEAMRNNGGIATPALRSDR